The nucleotide window CAAAAGCCACTAGCACGAATTAGGGGTGCTGTGCTTGCTTTAGTGTCTACTAAGGAGAAATACTTTTTTAAAACAGAGCTTTTAAATTTAATCACTACAAAACATAGCAAAATAGCACTATGAAAACAAAATTAACCCACAAAAGATAGAGTTAAAGCTAACCACCTAGGGGCAATCCGCCCCCAAGCGTGAGCCAGCAGGTGCTAGCAGTGGGGGCTTAGCCCCCATACATCAGGCTAGGTAGCCAGAGTGAGATCTCTGGGACGTAGGTGATTAGGATTAGTCCTATGCCTAGAGTTACCGCCCACGGCAGGGTGTAAAAGATTATCTTTTTAAGCTCGATGCCAGTTAGCCCGCTAGCGACGAATAAATTTAGCCCAACAGGCGGCGTAACCATACCTATTTCCATATTTACCATCATAATGATACCAAAGTGTATCGGATCTACGCCTAGGCTCGTAGCTATCGGCAGCAGCAGTGGCACCATTATCATTATCACACTGCTTGGCTCCATAAACTGCCCCATTATAAAAAGCAGGATATTTACGCAGATTAAAAAGCCGATTTTGCCGATGTCAAGGTCTAGTAAAAACGACGAAATCTGCTGCGGAATCTGCTCGCTCGTAAGCAAGTAGGCAAACACAACGGCGTTTGCGATGATGAAAAATATCATAGCCGTGGTAAGAGCTGAGTCAAGGCAGATAGCATAAAGGTCTCGCACTTTAATGTCCTTATAGACAAAAAGCGAGATAAATAGCGCATATATCGCACTAGCGGCTGCGGCTTCTGTTGGGGTAAATATGCCACCATAAATTCCGCCAATAACCACGACAATGATTAAGAGAGCCCAAAACGAGCGTAAAAATGTCCGCCCACGCTCGCCCCAGCTAGCTGGCGTGCTGGCTTTAAAGCCAAGGCGTCTAGCGCCCACGTAGGTCTGTAGCAGCATCATAGAGCCTAGCATTAGCCCTGGGATGACGCCCGCCATAAAGAGCTTGCCTATGCTAACCTCAGCCGTAACGCCATAAACAATCATCACAACTGAAGGCGGTATGAGTATGCCTAGGCTTCCTGCTGTCGTTATCGCACCCACGGCGTAGCTAGGCGGGTAGTTTGCCTGCTTAATAGCCGCAAACATAACAGAGCCAATCGCCACAACGGTCGCTGGCGAGCTGCCACTAACGGCTGCAAAGATAATGCACGCAAATATCGCACTCATAGGCAAGCCCCCTGGCAAATGCCCCACCATCGCACGTGCAAAATCAATTATACGAGCCGCCGAGCCGCCCTTGCTTAGCAAATTCCCAGCCAAAATAAACATAGGTATCGCCATTAGCGAGAAGTGATTAATCCCGTCAAAAATGATCTGCGGCACGCTAGTAACGTCAATGTCGGTAAAGAAAATGATAGTAAGCAGCGTGCTAGCGCCAAGGCTAACAGCCACAGGCACACCCACAAGCATAAGCACAAAAAGTGAGATAAATAAAAATGCTATCGTCATCGCTAATCCCTTTGCACCGCTTCGCTTACTAGCTCTTCGACTTCGGCCTTGCCTATGGTTTTGGCTGGAGTTTTGGCTACTTGGATTATCTTTTCGCCACTTCTATAAGCCGCTAAGAAAAAGGCGATAGGCAGCACGAGCATAGGCACCCACTGCGGCACACCCAAATCCACACTCATAAATTCAAGCTCGTGAAGCACGAGTAGATACTCAAAGCCATAATACGCCAAAAACAGTAAAAACGCAGTCGAAACCACGCTAGAAAAGATAAAGCAAGTCTTTGCGATTAGGGGGGTGAATTTTTCTATGAGTATGGTTACGCTTACGTGTATGCCGCGGTTAAACCCATACGCCGCACCGAAAAATGCCGACCAGATGAATAGGTAATTCGTCGCTTCGCCTGCCCAGCTAAAGCCGCTGTTAAAGCAGTAGCGTAGCACTACATTAATAAATGCAAGCAGAGTGCCTGCTGCGATACCGATAACGGCGATGTTTTTATTCACCGCCGCTATGCCTAAGTCTAAAATCTGAAAAAATTTAAACACTTACTTTGCGTCCTTTGTCTTTTTGATTAAATCCTCGCCAATCACACCATAAAACTCTGGGTAAATTCCGCTCATAACGTCCTCCCAAGCCTTGCGCTGTGCTTCATTTAGCTCATAAATTTTAAGCTTGCCAGTCTTGTCGGCGTAGTCTTTTAGGGCGGCAAGTATAGCACTGTTTTCCTTATCTGTTTCTTGTCTTTCTAGCTGGGTGGCTTCTTTTATCGCCTGTTTTACATTCTCTTTTAACTCATCTGGTAGCTTTTTCCAAAACTTATCGCTAATTATGACTAAATAGCCCAGATAGCCGTGGTTTGAAAGCGTTAGCGAGCTTTGCACTTCGTAGAATTTGGAGTTGTAAAAATTTGAAAGCGGATTTTCCGTCGCATCGACTACGCCTTGCTGAAGAGCCGAATACACTTCAGAAAATGGCAGTATCTGCGGATTGCCGCCGACTGCTTTGATTTGGGCTTCAAGCACCTTTGAGCTTTGAATGCGGTATTTATGTCCCTTTGCGTCCTCTGGGGTTATAATAGGTGTGGTACTAGAGCTAAAGTCCTTTAGCCCTGCGTCCCAGTAATCAAGCGCGACAAAGCCCTTTTTCTCAACAAGCCCTTTTAAAATCTCACCTGGCTCGCCATCTGCTACTGCTCTGACGTGAGCTAAATCACGAAAGATAAACGGCAGATCAAATAGCTGAAATTGCGGCACGATAGGGGTAAATTTAGCCAGACTTGGCGCTGCCATTTGCACGTTATTTAGCTTAAGTGCAGCAAAGACCCTATCATCGCCCATTAGTTGAGCCGATGGGAAAACCTGCACCTTTATGCGCCCATTGCTTAGCTCCTCAACTCTTTTTGCAAAAAAGTCCGCCGCCTTGCCTTTTGGCGTGCTAGACGCGACCACGTGGGGGAATTTGATATTATATACCTTATCAGCTGCAAATGCGCCAACTGCAAGCGCACAGCTTAAAATAGTAGCAAGTAGTTTCATTTTAACTCCTTTAAATTTATTTATTTTTTAACTCAAACAGCTTTTGTTGTAATAAAGCCTAAGATAATCACCAAAACTGCGCACCTTATCGCAGGATTTACGCTATCACAAGAGCCTAATAATCAGCTTTGCCCAAAGTAATCTGGGCTTAAAGCCCAGACTCATTTATAAGTAAAGCAATGACGCCAATAACCCCTAATAAAAAGCGCCTTTAACC belongs to Campylobacter sp. 19-13652 and includes:
- a CDS encoding TRAP transporter large permease, with the protein product MTIAFLFISLFVLMLVGVPVAVSLGASTLLTIIFFTDIDVTSVPQIIFDGINHFSLMAIPMFILAGNLLSKGGSAARIIDFARAMVGHLPGGLPMSAIFACIIFAAVSGSSPATVVAIGSVMFAAIKQANYPPSYAVGAITTAGSLGILIPPSVVMIVYGVTAEVSIGKLFMAGVIPGLMLGSMMLLQTYVGARRLGFKASTPASWGERGRTFLRSFWALLIIVVVIGGIYGGIFTPTEAAAASAIYALFISLFVYKDIKVRDLYAICLDSALTTAMIFFIIANAVVFAYLLTSEQIPQQISSFLLDLDIGKIGFLICVNILLFIMGQFMEPSSVIMIMVPLLLPIATSLGVDPIHFGIIMMVNMEIGMVTPPVGLNLFVASGLTGIELKKIIFYTLPWAVTLGIGLILITYVPEISLWLPSLMYGG
- a CDS encoding DctP family TRAP transporter solute-binding subunit, producing the protein MKLLATILSCALAVGAFAADKVYNIKFPHVVASSTPKGKAADFFAKRVEELSNGRIKVQVFPSAQLMGDDRVFAALKLNNVQMAAPSLAKFTPIVPQFQLFDLPFIFRDLAHVRAVADGEPGEILKGLVEKKGFVALDYWDAGLKDFSSSTTPIITPEDAKGHKYRIQSSKVLEAQIKAVGGNPQILPFSEVYSALQQGVVDATENPLSNFYNSKFYEVQSSLTLSNHGYLGYLVIISDKFWKKLPDELKENVKQAIKEATQLERQETDKENSAILAALKDYADKTGKLKIYELNEAQRKAWEDVMSGIYPEFYGVIGEDLIKKTKDAK
- a CDS encoding TRAP transporter small permease is translated as MFKFFQILDLGIAAVNKNIAVIGIAAGTLLAFINVVLRYCFNSGFSWAGEATNYLFIWSAFFGAAYGFNRGIHVSVTILIEKFTPLIAKTCFIFSSVVSTAFLLFLAYYGFEYLLVLHELEFMSVDLGVPQWVPMLVLPIAFFLAAYRSGEKIIQVAKTPAKTIGKAEVEELVSEAVQRD